Proteins from a genomic interval of Candidatus Eremiobacterota bacterium:
- the hemB gene encoding porphobilinogen synthase: MTLRQAEETLRRVQGAELIARPRRLRGSAGMRALVRETRVNRDGLVQPLFVVEGEGVVQPIGSMPGVSRWSVDTLVRECRELDAAGVRAVLLFGIPETARKDPYATINYDPSGVVQRAAGAIKDALPHLLVIADLCNCEYTDHGHCGILDPAGDVDNDLTLEVLAKTALSYARAGVDVVAPSDMMDGRVAAIRRALDGEGFSKTAIMSYAAKYASAFYGPFREAAESTPSFGDRRTYQMDPANVREALKEVRLDVEEGADVVMVKPAMAYLDVVRAVREITDLPVAVYHVSGEYAMLKAAAERGWIDEARAVDETLTAMVRAGADVIITYFAKDYLTRQR, encoded by the coding sequence ATGACCCTTCGGCAGGCGGAGGAGACGCTTCGACGGGTTCAAGGTGCCGAGCTGATCGCGCGGCCGCGCCGGCTGCGCGGCAGCGCCGGGATGCGCGCGCTGGTGCGCGAGACGCGCGTCAACCGCGACGGGCTCGTGCAGCCGCTGTTCGTGGTGGAAGGCGAAGGGGTCGTGCAGCCGATCGGCTCGATGCCCGGCGTCTCGCGCTGGTCGGTCGACACGCTCGTGCGCGAGTGCCGCGAGCTCGACGCTGCCGGCGTGCGCGCGGTCCTGCTGTTCGGCATCCCTGAGACCGCGCGCAAAGACCCGTACGCGACGATCAACTACGACCCGAGCGGCGTCGTGCAGCGCGCGGCGGGCGCGATCAAGGACGCGCTCCCGCACCTGCTGGTGATCGCGGACTTGTGCAACTGCGAGTACACCGACCACGGCCACTGCGGAATTCTGGATCCCGCCGGCGACGTCGACAACGATCTGACGCTCGAGGTGCTCGCGAAGACCGCGCTGAGCTACGCGCGCGCCGGCGTCGACGTCGTCGCGCCCTCCGACATGATGGACGGCCGGGTCGCCGCGATTCGCCGCGCGCTCGACGGCGAAGGGTTCAGCAAGACCGCGATCATGTCGTACGCGGCGAAGTACGCGTCGGCGTTCTACGGCCCGTTCCGCGAAGCCGCCGAGTCGACGCCGTCGTTCGGCGACCGGCGCACCTACCAGATGGATCCGGCCAACGTGCGTGAGGCGCTCAAAGAAGTGCGGCTCGACGTCGAGGAAGGCGCCGACGTGGTGATGGTCAAGCCGGCGATGGCGTATCTCGACGTCGTGCGCGCGGTGCGCGAGATCACCGACCTCCCGGTCGCGGTGTACCACGTCAGCGGCGAGTACGCGATGCTCAAAGCGGCCGCGGAGCGCGGCTGGATCGACGAAGCGCGCGCAGTCGACGAGACGCTCACCGCGATGGTGCGCGCCGGCGCCGACGTCATCATCACCTACTTCGCCAAAGACTATCTCACGAGACAACGGTGA